A segment of the Devriesea agamarum genome:
CAGGGCGAGCGAGAAGAGGCCACCGGCGCCAATACCTTGGATGGCGCGGAATGCGGCGAGCATGTACATGGAGCTCGCAATGGTGCACAACAGCGAGCCGACGATGAAGACCGCGATGGCGAAGAGGAAGAATCCTTTGCGACCGTAAATGTCGCTCAGTTTCCCATACAGCGGGGTGGCGATGGTGGAGGTGATGAGGTAGGCGGTGGTAACCCACGCCTGAATATCGAGCCCGTGGAGGTCGTCGGCGATGGTTCGGATCGCCGTGGTGACGATGGTCTGGTCCAGCGAGGCCAGAAACATTCCGAGTAGTAACCCAACAAGGATCGTGAGAACCTGCCGGTGGCTTAATTCGCCGGGCGCGGTGTTCGGAGGATCTTTGGGGGAGGGCCTGGTACTCGTCATAGTCGTGCTCATACGTTCTCCGTCTGGTGATGCGTGTCCTCGCTGGCGAGGACGATTTCGGGAAGGTGGGGGAGGCTATCGGTGAGGCCGTCGGCTAGTCGTCCCAGCAGGGATGCTAACTGCGCGATATCGGCCTCGGGCCATCCGCCCATCAGGTGGTTCAAAAGGCGTTCGCGGCGCAAGGTCCAGGTACTGAGCAGGTGGCGGCCGTCCTCGGTGAGATCGAGAAGCCTGGCTCGGTGGTCGTCCGGGTCGCGGACTTTTTGGACGAGGCCGTCAGTTTCGAGCCTCGCGACATGGCGACAGACTGTCGAGATGTCGGTGTGGGTGATGTCCGCCAGAGTTGTCAGCCGTTTGGGACCGTTGTTCAGGGCGAACAGGATGGGGTAGTGGGTTTGGTCGGAGGCTGCGCCGGATTCGACGAACCTGTGTTTGACGGCGGACATGAGGCGGGCCATTCGGAGGAGTTGATGCCCGACCTGCGAGGCGTCAGAGATCTCACCCATGCCCTAAGTCCTTCCCACTATGTCCAGTTGTAGCCGATGAGGCAACTTTGTGCCGCATTTGCGGTGTGTCGTTGTGACATCACCATCATGCAATAATTGGTTGGTGCATGCAACTATTTGTTGGGGGCTTATGTCGGCTACCTGGCTATCTCGCGGGGTGATCGCCGACCCGACACCCTCCCAACTCGGCGCCTAAACTAGAGCTATGACCTATCTTCGACGCCATGACGTGCGCGGACGCCAACTCACGGTCCGTGAACTCCTTACCCTCGTACCACGCCCTGCCGTCGATGTTCATTCCGTCACGCCCGCCGTGCGCGAGATCGTCCAGGACGTCGCCGCCAGGGGAGCGGTGGCCGTGAGCGACTGGTCACAACGACTAGACGGAGTACGCCCACCCTCGTTGCGGGTACCCCAAGAAGCCATAGCCGAGGCAGAACGAAACCTCGATCCCGCCGTGCGCCAAGCCCTCATGACCGCAATCGAACGCGTCAAAGCCGTGGACTCCCAGCAACGACGCCAGGACGACGTGGTCGAGGTGATCCCCGGCGGAGTCGTACGCCAACGATGGGTGCCGGTGCGCCGAGTCGGACTCTACGTTCCCGGCGGACGCGCGGTGCTGCCCAGCAGTGTCGTCATGAACGCCGTCCCAGCCCTCGTCGCCGGAGTTAAACAGCTCGCCCTGGCCTCCCCGCCGCAAAAGGAACACGGCGGCCTGCCACACCCCACCGTCTTAGCGGCCTGCGCACTCCTAGGCATTGACGAGGTCTACGCCGCAGGCGGAGCCCAAGCCATCGCGCTCTTCGCCTACGGCTCCACCGGACGCACCGCAGGTTTCGCCGATCCCGATGCCCCAATAAATGGGACCGACCCCGCCGGTGCCGCCGATGCCATGGATACGACAGCCCCAGTAAACGCGGCAGGCCCCGTAAACGCGACGGCCCCGGTGGATGCGGCAGACTCGCTATATGCGACCGACCAGGTTGACCCCGTGGACCTGGTCACCGGCCCCGGTAACGTCTACGTTGCAGCAGCAAAACGCCTCGTCAACGGCACGGTCGGAATCGATGCCGAAGCTGGGCCCACCGAAATAGCTATCCTCGCCGATGACAGCGCCGATCCCACCGCCGTTGCAGCCGACCTCATCTCCCAGGCCGAACACGATGTGCTCGCCGGCAGTGTGCTCGTGACCGACAGCGACGAACTCTTGACCGCCGTCGAAAAACAGCTCGCGATCCAGGTGCCGCAAGCCCGCCACCACAGCCGCATCGACGAAGCGCTCCGCGGACCCCAGTCAGGTGTCGTCATGGTGGACGATATCGACCAAGGCCTCGCCGTCGTCGATGCATACGGTGCTGAACACCTCGAAATCATGACCCGCAACGCCGCCGAGGTGGCTAGCCGCGTCACCAATGCGGGAGCTATTTTCGTGGGCCCCTATGCGCCGGTCAGCCTCGGTGATTACGCAGCTGGTTCCAACCACGTGCTGCCCACCGGAGGAACCTCACGACACAGCGGAGGACTCGGCGTACAGACCTTCCTGCGCGGAATCCACGTGGTCGAATACAGCAAAGAAGCGCTGGCTGCCTCCCGTGAAGCAGTCCTCACCCTCTCCACGGCAGAAGACCTTCCCGCCCATGGCCGCGCGGTCACCATCCGGTTGGAGGATGAAAGCTCACCCAGCAAAGGCTGACAGTGTGATCATTGGCGGTTAGGCGCTGACGAGGCGACGAATAATAAAAGCCGCCCCGAGACTAAACCGCCACCGCGCGACTAAAACGCCCCGCTGAGGCTACACGCCGCCGCGCAGCCAAAACCGCGTTGTTAAGAAGCCGCGTTCGCCCGGGACCGGCGCATCACCAGCAGGGCAATAAGACGCCACCCCAGCAGGAAGATCGCCAGAGTGATCGAGGTGACCACCACGAAACCGGTTGCCGTCCCCAAACCGATCAGCGTTCGCAACGCCATCGCCCCCACCACCGTGATCGCCCACAGAAGAACACCGTGCGGCCATATCCGCACCGGGTGATGCCAAGAGCGCAACGCAAGGTGGCCGAGTAACAGCGCCGCCAAGAACGGCCACGCGGTCAAAAGGACCAGGGACATCGACAAAGGTTCACCGTGCTGGGCACGGCCGATAGTGGCAAACACCACCACCAGGATGATGTCGAGAGCAAGAGCCAGGGCCGGGAGTTTCACGCCCCACACCCTACGCCAGATCGCCCACCTCACGGTGCGGTAACACCTACCCTGAACACCAGAACACCCCACGAGCCAGGACCTTTACCATGGAGTTTATGAGTGCAACCACCTCGCCCTCACCGGGATCCACCACAGTTCCGACGCACACCAGCTTCACCGCACCGGTGCGCGACGACTTGGTGGGCCTCCACGCCTACGGGGCCCCCAGTTGCGGGTTCGACACGCACTCAACGTCAACGAAAATCCCTTCCCCCCATCCGCGGCCCTCGCGGACGACCTCGCCACGGCAGTGCGCACAGCCGCCGTTGAGCTAAACCGCTACCCCGACCGGGACTTCATGACCCTGCGGACCGCGCTGAGTGACTATCTTGCGCGCGAGTCGCAGATCTCGCCGCCTCCCGCCGACACAGTGTGGGCCGCGAACGGCTCCAACGAAGTGATGCAGCATCTCTTCCAGGCCTTCGGCGGTCCGGGCCGCACCGCGCTCTCGTTCTCGCCGCACTACTCGATGTACAGCGAATACGCCCGCACCAGCCTGACCACCTGGGTGGCAGAAGACCGAGGACCCGCACCCAAGTTCGAGCTAGACGCCAACCGAATCGTCGCCGCCATCCAACGGCACCGACCCG
Coding sequences within it:
- a CDS encoding MarR family winged helix-turn-helix transcriptional regulator; its protein translation is MGEISDASQVGHQLLRMARLMSAVKHRFVESGAASDQTHYPILFALNNGPKRLTTLADITHTDISTVCRHVARLETDGLVQKVRDPDDHRARLLDLTEDGRHLLSTWTLRRERLLNHLMGGWPEADIAQLASLLGRLADGLTDSLPHLPEIVLASEDTHHQTENV
- the hisD gene encoding histidinol dehydrogenase — its product is MTYLRRHDVRGRQLTVRELLTLVPRPAVDVHSVTPAVREIVQDVAARGAVAVSDWSQRLDGVRPPSLRVPQEAIAEAERNLDPAVRQALMTAIERVKAVDSQQRRQDDVVEVIPGGVVRQRWVPVRRVGLYVPGGRAVLPSSVVMNAVPALVAGVKQLALASPPQKEHGGLPHPTVLAACALLGIDEVYAAGGAQAIALFAYGSTGRTAGFADPDAPINGTDPAGAADAMDTTAPVNAAGPVNATAPVDAADSLYATDQVDPVDLVTGPGNVYVAAAKRLVNGTVGIDAEAGPTEIAILADDSADPTAVAADLISQAEHDVLAGSVLVTDSDELLTAVEKQLAIQVPQARHHSRIDEALRGPQSGVVMVDDIDQGLAVVDAYGAEHLEIMTRNAAEVASRVTNAGAIFVGPYAPVSLGDYAAGSNHVLPTGGTSRHSGGLGVQTFLRGIHVVEYSKEALAASREAVLTLSTAEDLPAHGRAVTIRLEDESSPSKG
- a CDS encoding DUF3054 domain-containing protein codes for the protein MKLPALALALDIILVVVFATIGRAQHGEPLSMSLVLLTAWPFLAALLLGHLALRSWHHPVRIWPHGVLLWAITVVGAMALRTLIGLGTATGFVVVTSITLAIFLLGWRLIALLVMRRSRANAAS